A region of the Zootoca vivipara chromosome 3, rZooViv1.1, whole genome shotgun sequence genome:
agagagagaaagagagatggctGGGTGACAGGAAGGAAGTGTCTGGTATTTCTCCTTCATGCTGCCTTCATTTGTCCCCGGTGAGTCcaaaggaaggggcaagcagagggagaagcagaagatgggAACAGGGGGCTCTTGGCAATGGACTTTCTGAAGAGGTGTGGGCAGTTGGCAAGTCATGCCAACCCATACCAGCCCTGTGTGGTGCTAGTAATCCAATAATTAGGGCTACGCTACAAACTTCAAACGAAGAAAGCCACAGCAAATTTAAACAATGTGCCTTTCGTGATATATAAGAATGTAAGGAAAATACAACACCTTGTGCTGAAAGTTTTTACCTAGGCATCTTATGAAGTAAAAGTCTACCTGACTCACTGACAAAGGTTCATCTGTACTTCGATCATCTGAAGACTTTGGAACTTCTAGTGTGTCAATAAAGACCTGGAGCTCTTTTCTAAATGCCTTCATCTGGGCATTTATTCGGTAAAGAAGTTCGTGCTCCCGTATCCTActgccatcatcttcatcatccatAAGTCCAAACAGGTCCCCATTCGCCACATAAATTCTTGCCTCTGTTATTATGGTGCTTGTGTCCGAAATCAGGCGGTCAATCGTTTTGCCCAGGCGTTCCGCTTCACAGCGGATGTCCTTCATTTGCTGCCGGTCTGTGAAGCTTTTCTGCCACCCTGCTGGTGCTGGGTAGAAGGATCTAGTGGGGGTCAAGCAACGGATGTTGCGGACCTCCTCTGAGTCACTCTCCCCACCGATGGGACCTTCCCTCTTGCGGTGTGGAGGACGAGAATCATCATCACTTTCTTTCTTCCCCGCATCGCTTTCAGCATCACTGTCCCTGGGGCTGCCCCGGATCCCTAGATGAGAGGCCAGGTCATAGCGCTGCATGTTGGACATCAAGACTCGGTTCTCATACTGAAGTTGCATGACCTTACCACTCAGTTCATTGATCTGCATGCGGGCAGCTTTGAGCTCTTCCTGGAGCGCTTCTGTCTTGGCGCTGTCGTGATGCCTTGAACTGTCGTGAGCCCCAgtcttgtatttgtatttgttcagCTCTGCTGTGATGCGCTTGTTTTGTTCTTCTACATCAGCCAAGTTTCTTCTCAGCAGCTCCGTTTCATCTTCAACTAGCTGCAGGTGCTGCCGTAACTCAGAGAGTGATTCATTCTGCTCCCCCATGAGCGGGTTGGCTGCCCCTGAGAAATCATCTCCTCTCAAGTCATCAAGCTCTGCTTTCAGCCCTCTGTTTTCTACTTCCAGCTCCACTATTTTCCTTCCCAGAATATTGGCTTCCTCCTCTACTAACCTCAGACGAAGCTTGAGTTCTGATTCTCTTGTGGTAGGTGGGCCTCCAGCCTCCCCTTTTGGTAAGGGACTGTCTAGATCACCATAAAATGACCGATATTTTTGTAGTTCATGTTCAAATCTGTCCTTTTCCTTGTCTATTTTGGCCAACTTTTTCCTCATCAGGGTAGCTTCTTCTTTGATGAACTGCAACTGGCATTTCAGATCTTCATTGTCCTCCttagaaaaaggaaagaagatcCAACAGTTACTAGACAAATGAGGTCACCATTTGGCAATTCAGCAAATGAAAATTCCAGATCATAGAATAATAGCCCCAGTGAACTCCATGAAGGTATGATTCcattttatatacatttcaaatatcaaacaaaagcaaaatgtgcCACTAAACCTATTTTGAAAATCATTACTCCATGTTTTGAACCATTACACCTCAAAACCTCTACTCAGTAGTAGGTTTTACTCTCTACCAAGGGCtatttcacacattacacagaAATAATCTGCCAACCATTTGTCAATATACTATCAACAGGATGCTGCAACCTATCTTAACTCCCCTAACAGTACACCTGTATGACAGACACACTTGTGTTTATTGCATTCACAGGTTATGTTTTAAGTACTGTACGTATAAGGGTTCACCTAAAAACAAGTGATGTGTGAAGTGGCCCTGAGTTTAGTCATAAGAATTGTTAAGATTCTGAAAGGTGAAAATCTCTCTGACCAAGAGATAAAGGACACCAATATAGCAATATAACATGGTTTGTGCCATCTTTTCAAGTAAAATATTGCTGTTTCCCTTATTTTTCCAAGTATCATTGTAGTAGCCATTCAAGAGTAGCCCAGACTTTAAATTTCAGGAGTACAGATGGTAGGAACTTCTCTATAATTAGCTTCTATATAGTTTCAAATGGATTGATAGGTATagataacaaaataaattaatctGTAACACAACTGAGCTTAACACCATTCAGCTGTGTGCAACAGAGTTACCGGTATACTTGGAGAAGACCCAGGGACAattccatttgtttcaatgggttAACACTGTATATGACTCTGGTAAACACAAcccaatatattaaaatatactgCTATAGTTattaaaactgcatttaaaattttggtCTACAGGCTATTAAATGAGCGCCATAAAAATAGTCAGCGTTTTCCAATTATGTTGACTAAGGAAAGGCTTGCACCaatgaattttttatttcataGCCATAAGGTTTACTGGGTTGTGCCATGGGACAGACAGAAGTATTTGAGGTTACCTCAGTGGGTGTctgctgtgattttttttctgatttttgcAAGTCTTTGCTCCCTCTTCTTTTCATGGATTGCTATAAAAGAAAGATAAGGTAtagtatgtatttttatttgtttctgaaAAACAGTCATGTATCTCCAACTAATACACAACAATATATaccaatacaataaaatagttCTCTCCCAGATCATGTTTATCATGGTTCTATAAGAAGACCTAAGGATGCAATAAATGAACTCATTTCCCCTCACAAAATAGGAAGGTATGTTtatttctttggaggtcttagcATGGTTTAAAAGAAAGCAGTTtaacagaatattttttaaaatctcaaaacAAGAAAAGTAGGAAATAAAACCTCAGcattacacttacacacacacacacacacagacacacaaactcacatcatcatcatcatcataacttattttttataccccgcactctgggcggcttccaacaaatgattaaaaatacattaaaacatcagtcattaaaaacttccataaacagggctaccttcagatgtcttctaaacgtcaagatagttgcattattatttttttgacatctgatgggagggtgttccacaccaCCATATTGGTTTAAAGGTTGAAACACATTTAAGGGCTGGGGGTATGAAATTTTTTTCACTACTtaccaaaaggaaaacaaagaaagtgGCAAGCAAACTTCCCAGAAGGGGAGTTGCAAATATAAAGTGCCACAACGGGAAAGGCCTGCCGCCAACCACCTCAGCTCAAAGggtggcaaaaccagagcaaggCCTCCAAAGCTGAACTTAACACCCAGGTGCTTTCAAGTGGAGGCAGTGGTCCTACAAGTAGCCTGGCCCTAAGCTGTTTGGGGATTTACAGGTCAAGAGtagcactttgaactgtgtttGGAAACAGACCAAGAACCAGTTTGACTGATAAGGAATTGGCAAAATATGTCGTTTTTAaaacaaaggcagccccatgtagagagcATTACAAACTAAACAAGATGCTGCCAGTACATAAATAACTGTGGCCAGATGCAAAACTTTCGGTTTCTTTGCAGGCAAGAGGTAGACAAGGCAACCTTTGGATACTGTCATCCCCTACAGTTCTATATCTTTGAGTTGAAGAATGCTGTGTTCCTGCTGCCCCAGTATGCCCTACAGCTTTGTGAGGCCCAGTGTTCTGTGAAAAACATTTCATGACAAGTTTAATATCCTCGgttgcctgcctgatgtttttaggTTTGCAAAAAGCAAAGCATTTTTATCCTTTCTTCAAATTTCAACAGAAATTAAAGGCAGTTTCAACAAGCAATGTACTGTATTAACAGTTCAGTCGAAACAAAACAGGACTTGTATACCACTCTTCTCCCTCTATAAATATGGAATACACAAACTTCATATTGCTTTCAACAGCATATTAAAGTTGATGAAAATTCAGAGGAAAAACAAATAGTCAACCCACAACTCGATTTAGCCATGGTACTTGAATTGGATTTAAGGGTGGGCCTCTATATGTCCGCATCATAATCATGTGAtcctggtttttttaaagtggCAAAAGTTTTCATCTTTACTGGCAGCGATCCCCAGTTGTCCATAATCACTGCAAGTAATTGGAAGATGGCAGGCTAGCATTCTAAATGGTAGCCCAGCTAAGAATTCAAATGGAAGTAGAAAAAAGCACCAGTGGTTCTCCCTCCTAGTGGTTGGATGGGCTCTTCCTTATATTCACCAGGGAGGCAAAAAGCTCTGCTTTCCTGTTTCTTACATGCACACTTTTTGGGGAGCGGGGGaagcaatgggttgtatccaatgctgcacACACATACAACTGCTGGCACAATGGACTTTAAATTCGCCTGCTTTCCctccaaatctgctttggagggtgACCCAACACTCCACAGCTGATTTTGAGCACAAACagaggcccgggggggggggatagaagagGAACATGAGCctatgtatcacacacacaccttcctgttCAGTGCAATGCTAGGTGCTGTTTTTTCTCATCTTTTGTGCTGTTATAGGGTTGAGATCCATTTACCCCCTTTTACATTCAAGCTACATGTTCTCCGGTTGTTTTAATTATGCTAAATAATATAGTGCTAGAGTGAGTGGGGAACTAACCAACTTGTGTTAAGTTTTCATGAAAATCCTCCTGCTCAGACTCTGCATCTTTCAAATGAAAGTCAACCacatcgaatcatagaattgtagactggaagggaccttgaggatcatctagtccaactttctgcaatgcagcaacatgcagctgtctcatatggggattgaacctgcaaccttggcgttatcagcaccatgctctaaccaactgagctgtgttAAATCTACCTCCCTCCACCAATATCAGGAAGGCCTACTTTCCTGGTATACTGTCATTTTTACAACCATCGTACTAAATCACATTATTGTAATCTAAACTGCTGGCATCTATTCCAATTAAAGGCAGAGTCAAACCAAAGGCATAGTCATATGCTTCTGGTAATTAGGTTTCTAGGGCAGACACTATCAATCATGCTTTAAATTAATATAAGTATCCATTTATTATGAGCAACCTGAATGGTAGCAGGTGCAGAGCAAATATTTCCAAGGCATGATGGTCAGTCACCTGAAAACTAGAACAAGGAATTTATTGGATATGCAAGTTTCAACTGAAATTATATTTCAAGGTTCCCTATCTGACAAATGTGGTGAATTTAGTATTTGCATACAAACACCTGCTTGGGCAACAcacaaacagcaaaacaaaatcagTTCAATCCATCGAAAGTCTCAACTGGCACCAAAAGGATGTTAGGAAAGATGCCAGGCAGACCTCACAGAGCATTCCATGGAAGCAACACCTGAATATACAGAACCACAACTGAAAAGACCTTCTTCTCTTGTCACCATCCTTTGAGACTCTGCAAAGGGCAGAaccaaagaagggtctcagaatAAGATCTaagggtccaggtcagtttacAGCAGGAAAGGtgttccagatgttattggggcCCTGAGCCAGaaaaagctttataggtcaaaaccagcactttgaattggctcGGAAGCATACATGTAGCCAGGACAGAACAGCATAAATTACTGTAACCAAATTTTCCCTGTACATTCCATAGACATGATAAAAACAAACCTAACTATTGTGCTAATCATTATTAGCAGCAGTACGAGCAGAAATAAGAGAGGTTCATAATTTGGAGCAGTTATTAGCACTTGTAACCCAATCCCTGCATACATTCAGATATTACATTTTTTGGTGTATAATACACACAGATCTACACCCTGTTGCCTAACTAATACCAACTACTGAGGCGTTATGTCACCCAGAAATTACCTGTAATACACCAAGCTATTGAAAAGAGTCTCATTTATTTTCTTCCGATAACCTGAGTGTCAAGATATTAATCAATGGTATCACCATCTATCTTCTTTCAGTAATCTCTGCCTAGTTTGTCTTACAAGCAGAGATACAGCAAACTTCTTTCTTCTCTGGCTCCTTATTCCATTACAGGAAGCTACAAAATAGTTCTTCCTGGTATGGAAACCAGGGACTATTCAATTTTTTTTACCAATGAAATGTTCTCTACACCAACATACATAATTCCAGTGAGAGCTTGCCCAAAGGTATTTCTGCAGTCAATTTAGATTGACAACTAAAGATGTAAGCCAATGCAAACACTCCCTTTCACAGTGTGGGTGCCAGTGAATGATCTAGAGACCCTTTTGTAATGAGGCACAATGCAACTGGACCACACCAGCACAATGTAGGCCAAATTTTAACAACTCTTAATATAGCCATTTGAGCACCTCATTAGCAGCTTCATTATCCAAATACAAACCAGTAAATAGTTCAGTAAACCTGAAAGGCTATGTGGATTTACCTATCACTAATTAATAACACAGGTAGGTATAATGAAGCACGACAGTAAGAAATAATTTTGGGCTAGTAATATTTGAACTGGGTGTTTCAGTTCACTATCACAAATCTCATAGAACTCATGCAGGTCGTTGGATACACCTACAAAGAAGATTGGATTATGGCCTATAGTTTTGTGTTCTCTAAACTCAATGGGCGTGTGAGCGGTTGAACTAGCAGCTTTGTTTGGCTTTACTTTTTCTAAAAATCCAGTAGCACAGACAGGCTTTATTTTAAGGTAAGTAGAGTCCTATTAGATCAGATCAAGTGTCTATCCAGTTCAGCCTATCAGATACCTATGAGAATTTCATCGACAAAAcaagagcacaagagcactctcaatAGCATTCAAGaataaaggtacagtggtgcttcgacttacgaatttaatccgttccgaaggcatcttcgtaggtcaaaaaattcgtaagctgaagcaaccccatctaaacatttgtaagtcgaaaaaaccctatctaaaaccgctgaggtttccattcggatgtcgaaaaaatcttaagcgcgtggccatttgccccattcgtaagtcgaaaaattcggttgttgagtcattcgaaagtcgaggtaccactgtatctcatttCAAAGGCAGGTACAGGGAATGCTTTTCAGCAAACAAATACATAGTAACTAACAAATACAAATCTCAAACCTTTCTACTCATCCATGAAAACCAACAATTCACAGAAGGCAAAAACTGACTAAGAGCAAAGGAACGAAAGGGGCAGCCATTTTTAATT
Encoded here:
- the LOC118081815 gene encoding protein SOGA3-like isoform X2; the encoded protein is MQSNQGDGSASAEEHPQPAPPAASTPSPMALAGSEEGSGRAPGPEGALSLNPGQQQLQEEMEKLQEENEALKNEIDELRTEMDEMRDSFFEEDACQLQEMRHELERANKNCRILQYRLRKAERKRLRYAQTGEIDGELLRSLEQDLKVAKDVSVRLHHELENVEEKRTTTEDENEKLRQQLIEVEIAKQALQNELDRMKEQSMKRRGSKDLQKSEKKSQQTPTEEDNEDLKCQLQFIKEEATLMRKKLAKIDKEKDRFEHELQKYRSFYGDLDSPLPKGEAGGPPTTRESELKLRLRLVEEEANILGRKIVELEVENRGLKAELDDLRGDDFSGAANPLMGEQNESLSELRQHLQLVEDETELLRRNLADVEEQNKRITAELNKYKYKTGAHDSSRHHDSAKTEALQEELKAARMQINELSGKVMQLQYENRVLMSNMQRYDLASHLGIRGSPRDSDAESDAGKKESDDDSRPPHRKREGPIGGESDSEEVRNIRCLTPTRSFYPAPAGWQKSFTDRQQMKDIRCEAERLGKTIDRLISDTSTIITEARIYVANGDLFGLMDDEDDGSRIREHELLYRINAQMKAFRKELQVFIDTLEVPKSSDDRSTDEPLSVSQVDFYFIRCLVCFVLFILPR
- the LOC118081815 gene encoding protein SOGA3-like isoform X1, with protein sequence MQSNQGDGSASAEEHPQPAPPAASTPSPMALAGSEEGSGRAPGPEGALSLNPGQQQLQEEMEKLQEENEALKNEIDELRTEMDEMRDSFFEEDACQLQEMRHELERANKNCRILQYRLRKAERKRLRYAQTGEIDGELLRSLEQDLKVAKDVSVRLHHELENVEEKRTTTEDENEKLRQQLIEVEIAKQALQNELDRMKEQSMKRRGSKDLQKSEKKSQQTPTEEDNEDLKCQLQFIKEEATLMRKKLAKIDKEKDRFEHELQKYRSFYGDLDSPLPKGEAGGPPTTRESELKLRLRLVEEEANILGRKIVELEVENRGLKAELDDLRGDDFSGAANPLMGEQNESLSELRQHLQLVEDETELLRRNLADVEEQNKRITAELNKYKYKTGAHDSSRHHDSAKTEALQEELKAARMQINELSGKVMQLQYENRVLMSNMQRYDLASHLGIRGSPRDSDAESDAGKKESDDDSRPPHRKREGPIGGESDSEEVRNIRCLTPTRSFYPAPAGWQKSFTDRQQMKDIRCEAERLGKTIDRLISDTSTIITEARIYVANGDLFGLMDDEDDGSRIREHELLYRINAQMKAFRKELQVFIDTLEVPKSSDDRSTDEPLSIRSARAVVSVVIAAVKTLKTTHWKKGMPALTSQII